In Zunongwangia profunda SM-A87, the following proteins share a genomic window:
- a CDS encoding RagB/SusD family nutrient uptake outer membrane protein — MLRNIKFSIIILFGVLLTFGCENFLEGDDAGRASIPVFFSDVDGIKAALPGAYSRVYEYYDSEFYLYPEVAGDLLELSAIGENVKMFSQYNFVSEPDQEATAVGHIWAKGYDALANVNNILEYQPLLSTQFPNNKDELLGIRAEALFLRALIHFDLVRTYAQTYTYTEDASHLGIPALTLTPAENELNPRNTMAVVYDQIITDLQEAVDLFSDFPEADYLVPYRGSEMASRALLSKVYLYMQEWDNARAQAHIVLQNVGLTPHDDYVEMFRTLETGEEAIFVLSGQQKVSQVGKFYATSDPIAKASPKLMEVFSDTSDVRLNLLQEKSGTYQTLKYSRPEVNQIEFGSDLYVLRASEVLLIQAEAAIELNDFEQAKESIIRIQSRALNIPEDSLQIKLNTKDELLGVLEKERIKELNFEGQRLFDITRWHHNLKRYENTSSNVKELAYPSHLFALPIPLREINANENIIQNEGY; from the coding sequence ATGTTACGAAATATAAAGTTTTCCATAATTATACTTTTTGGTGTTCTACTGACCTTCGGATGTGAGAATTTTCTTGAAGGCGATGATGCCGGTCGGGCTTCAATTCCCGTATTTTTTTCTGATGTAGATGGAATAAAGGCAGCGCTCCCGGGCGCATATAGCAGGGTGTATGAATATTATGATTCAGAATTTTATTTATATCCTGAAGTAGCCGGTGATTTATTGGAACTAAGCGCTATAGGGGAGAATGTAAAGATGTTCTCACAATATAATTTTGTTTCTGAACCCGATCAGGAAGCAACAGCAGTTGGACATATTTGGGCTAAAGGCTATGATGCCCTGGCCAATGTGAATAATATTCTTGAATACCAGCCCTTATTATCGACTCAGTTTCCGAATAATAAGGATGAATTATTGGGAATAAGAGCGGAAGCTTTGTTTTTAAGGGCTCTGATCCATTTTGATTTAGTGAGAACCTATGCTCAAACCTATACCTATACTGAGGATGCATCTCATCTAGGAATACCAGCCCTGACCTTAACACCGGCAGAAAATGAATTAAACCCTAGAAATACTATGGCGGTAGTATATGATCAGATTATCACGGATTTACAAGAGGCGGTAGATTTATTTTCTGACTTTCCAGAAGCAGATTATCTCGTGCCATATAGAGGGTCTGAAATGGCTTCGAGAGCTTTACTTTCCAAGGTTTATCTTTATATGCAAGAGTGGGATAATGCCAGGGCACAAGCCCATATCGTTTTGCAAAACGTCGGTTTAACACCCCATGATGATTATGTGGAGATGTTCCGAACTCTAGAGACTGGAGAAGAGGCGATTTTCGTGCTAAGCGGACAACAAAAAGTATCTCAAGTAGGAAAGTTTTATGCAACTTCAGATCCTATAGCCAAGGCTTCCCCAAAATTAATGGAAGTGTTTTCTGATACCTCTGATGTAAGGCTGAATTTATTGCAGGAGAAATCCGGGACATATCAAACCTTGAAATATTCACGACCCGAAGTAAATCAGATCGAATTTGGAAGTGATCTCTACGTGCTTAGAGCTTCGGAGGTTTTATTAATACAGGCTGAAGCGGCAATTGAATTGAATGATTTTGAGCAAGCAAAAGAAAGCATCATTCGAATTCAATCCAGAGCTTTAAATATCCCTGAGGATAGTTTACAAATAAAGCTGAATACCAAAGATGAATTACTAGGGGTTTTAGAGAAAGAAAGAATAAAGGAACTAAATTTTGAAGGGCAGCGCCTTTTTGATATTACCAGATGGCATCACAACCTGAAAAGGTATGAAAACACCTCTTCCAATGTCAAAGAATTAGCCTATCCTAGCCACCTTTTTGCGCTGCCCATTCCTTTAAGAGAAATTAATGCTAACGAAAATATTATACAAAATGAAGGATACTAA
- a CDS encoding FecR family protein: MNKNTRFTYLLEKYLNNSCSREEFDEFFELLKNPLYTNYLKESSLSDHLPEEERINDIAKETSDIVFQNILKRAHQKKVSGQRWKPRKILSAAAIFIGLLIGGSLWNQWRNEKNTINSFSDDHVVLEQHDGKQLILDTLKSTKIVSAAGDTIRITQGNLIRYDKNSKISGNNTIRVPYGKTFQVALSDGSIVHLNSGSSLSYPINFSESRERKVELEGEAFFDIAHDVQKPFIVKTNELNVQVLGTKFDINAYQENKDIAVALLEGAVKLYDQQDNNDKYAKVLSPGFVGNYNRANKTIQREEANVENFVAWRFDNLIYRNVKVKDLLTKLERHFNIRIDNEYKAIESKTLNANFGEEPIDEVMKYLSEIYGFKYTITNKEVTIKEK, from the coding sequence ATGAATAAGAACACAAGGTTTACATATCTATTAGAAAAATATCTCAATAATTCCTGTTCAAGGGAAGAGTTTGATGAATTTTTTGAATTACTAAAAAATCCTCTTTACACAAATTACCTGAAGGAGTCGTCGCTTTCAGATCATCTTCCTGAAGAGGAAAGAATTAATGATATTGCCAAAGAAACATCGGACATAGTTTTTCAAAATATTCTCAAACGTGCCCATCAAAAGAAAGTTTCCGGACAACGATGGAAGCCGCGTAAAATTTTAAGCGCTGCTGCTATTTTTATAGGTTTATTGATAGGGGGCAGTCTGTGGAATCAATGGAGGAATGAGAAGAATACTATTAATAGCTTTTCCGATGATCATGTTGTTTTAGAGCAGCATGATGGTAAGCAATTGATATTGGATACGCTGAAATCCACTAAAATAGTTTCAGCTGCAGGTGATACGATTAGGATCACACAGGGCAATTTAATCCGATATGATAAAAATTCTAAGATTTCCGGGAACAATACGATTCGCGTTCCCTATGGCAAAACTTTTCAGGTAGCCCTTTCTGATGGTTCCATTGTTCATCTGAATTCTGGTTCATCGCTAAGCTATCCGATAAATTTTTCTGAATCCCGGGAAAGAAAGGTAGAACTTGAAGGTGAAGCCTTTTTTGATATCGCCCATGATGTACAAAAGCCTTTTATAGTGAAAACCAATGAACTCAACGTCCAGGTACTGGGGACAAAATTTGATATTAACGCTTATCAGGAAAACAAGGATATCGCTGTAGCCTTATTGGAAGGTGCTGTAAAATTATATGATCAACAGGATAACAACGATAAATATGCTAAGGTTTTAAGTCCCGGGTTTGTTGGAAATTATAACAGAGCGAATAAAACCATCCAAAGGGAAGAAGCTAATGTAGAGAATTTTGTGGCCTGGAGGTTTGATAATCTTATATATAGAAATGTGAAAGTCAAAGACTTACTGACCAAATTAGAACGTCATTTTAATATACGCATTGACAATGAATATAAGGCAATTGAGAGTAAAACGCTAAATGCAAATTTTGGAGAAGAGCCTATAGACGAAGTCATGAAATATTTAAGTGAAATCTATGGATTTAAATATACCATCACCAATAAAGAGGTGACCATCAAAGAAAAATAG
- a CDS encoding RNA polymerase sigma factor: MSYDAKGDDKFLVFQLKKGNEKAFNSLYDQYLLDVYHFSLSLLKSKDHAMEVVQEVFLKIWITRDAIDENKNFKSFLLTITKNLSLNILNKATTDLNFRNKIYENLETQRSTTNEYILNKEYDQLKKNAIDALPAGRKKIFLLSREEGKSYQEISEELNISINTVKTQIKKALEGIREYFSKNTDIDLIIIIFLFF; encoded by the coding sequence ATGAGCTATGATGCTAAAGGGGATGATAAATTTTTAGTTTTCCAACTCAAAAAGGGAAATGAAAAAGCTTTTAATAGCTTATATGATCAATATTTATTGGATGTATATCATTTTTCCTTGAGTCTACTTAAATCAAAAGATCACGCGATGGAAGTAGTTCAGGAGGTCTTCCTGAAAATATGGATCACTCGCGATGCTATTGACGAGAATAAAAATTTTAAGTCTTTTCTTTTAACTATTACTAAAAATCTTTCTCTAAATATCTTAAATAAAGCAACTACCGATTTAAATTTTAGAAATAAAATCTACGAAAATTTAGAAACGCAAAGAAGTACTACCAATGAATATATCCTGAATAAGGAATATGATCAGCTCAAGAAGAATGCTATTGACGCCTTGCCCGCGGGCCGCAAAAAAATATTCTTATTGTCCAGAGAAGAAGGAAAATCGTATCAGGAAATCAGCGAGGAATTGAATATATCCATTAATACTGTAAAAACTCAGATTAAAAAAGCACTGGAAGGAATTAGGGAATATTTTTCAAAAAACACCGATATCGATCTTATTATTATCATTTTTTTATTTTTTTAA
- a CDS encoding SusC/RagA family TonB-linked outer membrane protein has translation MKKSLLSKVDWTTIVQILAKIVGVFLLVFSFLASNHAYSKELQNQFITIKAKQISIQDLFDRIEKETDYRFVYSIEDIDIERKVNVNVKDIDIISLLHKVIATENIVFKRIKNQVIIRKNTVAEDQPSFNSNLIQQQKNVRGVVRDEENFLLPGVNVIIKGSSRGTVTNMDGEFTIRTMPSDTLVFSFVGYKEQEIPVGSKAEFEVRMKLGSQLSEVIITSSYGTKVKKENEVSSSFTVDAEQLKSLPQQRVDKLLDGIVPGLQYSPQSQSASSTRSRYSVTIRGEASMSASNEPLWIVDGTRMHTGGKTNMITGLNTSVSPLSYINPQDIKSIKVLKDAAATSIYGADGANGVILITTKSGANGKPFFDVSLRRGQSIINDATRFKVLDGEQYMKLAREAYQNVGNDMRYFPFTDNQINTYSDTDTDWYDTFYDIGSHSVVNVSAGGGGERGTYFISGSYFDEQSTIIGNETQRFSLRSRNTAQITSKMDIDLSLSASYNLNQIFNPGSDYYENLPIISPYNPDGTFRQYYRVIEGSNPDGSPKWVDKRFFNSVAEREQNDNNQKAFAFQGNFKFSYSPIEELQYTGQFGADYQGNTEEIYYSIKNWTGKDTEGNPLGTAYSNQSNFLNWNMIHRLNFNKQLKKHHVSGVIGLEMNSSENNLTGARGTGFVNDHLRRVSLAQDRFGSGNYYERNSLSYLGQVSYSYNDRYNASLSFRRDGNSNFGKNVRWAEFASAGVSWNIHKEEFFESETIDFLKLKASYGTNGNSRIGSQEANGVYSIGDSYYYNGQPGAVMTTAANPNLSWETTYMTNLGIDIMLFDQRVNLSLEGYRNKTVDLLSQLDVSRTTGALKIYRNIGAIENKGIEATLRTQNIRTDKFNWNTTLIASRNENKILELYNEIPKNNGNTRWEEGADINTFYLIRWAGVDPRDGYPLWYDTHGNVTRQYSADNRVKYKSSTPDLYGSLRNTFNYKAFSLSVLASYTIGGYAFSPFGRDVNSDGLNIMDENQSIDQLDRWQQAGDVVSVPKLQWGVSTRSVMNSTRYLFNKTHIRIQNVSLNYILPTNITDQMGAQQFALSLIGDNLGVWTPYDNKNSNSYRNNMSGYPLETMISLGANIQF, from the coding sequence ATGAAAAAATCTCTACTTTCTAAAGTAGATTGGACGACTATTGTTCAAATTCTTGCTAAAATAGTTGGTGTTTTTTTACTGGTATTTTCTTTTCTAGCTAGTAATCACGCTTACTCTAAAGAACTGCAAAATCAATTCATAACAATCAAAGCCAAACAAATCAGTATTCAGGATTTGTTTGATAGAATTGAAAAGGAAACTGATTACCGCTTCGTATATAGTATCGAAGATATTGATATTGAAAGAAAGGTAAATGTCAATGTTAAAGATATTGATATCATTAGCCTACTCCATAAGGTGATCGCTACCGAAAATATTGTTTTCAAAAGGATCAAAAATCAAGTTATCATACGAAAAAATACCGTAGCGGAAGATCAGCCTTCTTTTAATAGCAATTTAATACAGCAGCAAAAAAATGTGAGGGGGGTAGTGAGAGATGAGGAAAATTTTTTGCTCCCCGGGGTCAATGTTATTATTAAAGGAAGCAGCCGGGGTACCGTTACCAATATGGATGGGGAGTTTACTATAAGAACGATGCCCAGTGATACCCTTGTTTTTAGTTTCGTTGGCTATAAGGAACAAGAAATACCCGTGGGGAGTAAGGCTGAATTTGAGGTACGAATGAAGCTTGGTTCGCAATTGTCAGAGGTAATTATTACCAGTAGTTATGGGACAAAGGTGAAAAAGGAAAATGAAGTAAGTAGTAGTTTTACCGTGGATGCTGAACAACTTAAAAGTTTGCCGCAGCAAAGAGTGGACAAATTATTGGATGGGATAGTACCGGGACTGCAATATAGTCCGCAAAGCCAAAGTGCCAGCAGTACACGTTCCAGGTATTCTGTTACCATTCGGGGAGAAGCTTCCATGAGTGCTTCCAACGAGCCCTTATGGATCGTTGATGGAACCAGAATGCATACCGGAGGAAAAACCAATATGATAACAGGTTTAAATACGAGTGTAAGCCCGCTATCGTATATTAATCCTCAGGATATTAAAAGTATAAAAGTATTAAAAGATGCCGCAGCAACTTCTATCTATGGAGCAGATGGAGCCAATGGGGTGATTTTGATTACTACAAAAAGCGGTGCCAATGGTAAACCATTTTTTGATGTATCACTTCGAAGAGGCCAATCAATTATAAACGATGCTACTCGTTTTAAGGTTCTTGATGGCGAGCAATATATGAAATTGGCCCGGGAAGCTTATCAAAACGTGGGAAATGATATGCGCTATTTTCCTTTTACCGATAATCAGATAAATACCTATAGCGATACGGATACAGACTGGTATGATACTTTTTATGATATAGGTAGTCATTCGGTTGTAAATGTGTCCGCGGGAGGAGGAGGTGAAAGAGGCACCTATTTTATTTCCGGTTCTTATTTTGATGAACAAAGTACAATTATAGGTAATGAAACCCAACGTTTTTCTTTACGTAGCCGTAATACTGCTCAGATCACTTCTAAGATGGATATAGATCTTTCTTTGTCGGCTTCCTATAACCTGAACCAAATATTTAATCCGGGATCTGATTACTATGAAAATCTTCCAATAATTTCACCATATAATCCTGATGGGACCTTTAGGCAATATTATAGGGTTATTGAAGGTAGTAACCCTGATGGTTCTCCAAAATGGGTAGATAAGAGATTTTTTAATTCGGTAGCAGAGCGGGAACAAAATGATAATAATCAAAAAGCATTCGCTTTTCAGGGGAATTTTAAATTTTCTTATAGTCCAATTGAAGAATTACAATATACGGGGCAGTTTGGAGCAGACTATCAGGGGAACACCGAAGAAATTTATTATTCCATAAAAAACTGGACAGGTAAAGATACGGAAGGAAACCCGCTTGGCACCGCCTATAGTAACCAATCCAATTTTTTGAACTGGAACATGATTCATCGACTTAATTTTAATAAGCAGTTAAAGAAACATCATGTTAGCGGGGTTATAGGCCTGGAAATGAATTCCTCTGAGAATAACTTGACAGGGGCAAGAGGGACCGGTTTTGTGAATGACCACCTAAGAAGGGTGTCATTGGCACAAGATCGTTTCGGTTCGGGCAATTATTATGAGCGTAATAGTCTTTCTTATCTGGGCCAGGTGTCTTATAGTTACAATGATCGCTATAATGCGAGCCTGAGCTTTAGAAGAGACGGAAATTCTAATTTTGGAAAGAATGTGCGTTGGGCTGAGTTTGCATCTGCGGGGGTTTCATGGAATATTCATAAAGAAGAATTCTTTGAAAGTGAGACCATAGATTTTTTAAAATTAAAGGCCAGTTACGGAACCAATGGGAACAGCAGAATCGGTTCGCAGGAAGCCAATGGGGTTTACAGCATTGGGGATAGCTATTACTATAATGGACAGCCCGGAGCAGTCATGACAACCGCGGCTAATCCTAACTTAAGTTGGGAAACTACATACATGACCAACCTGGGAATCGATATTATGCTCTTTGATCAGCGCGTTAATCTCTCACTCGAAGGATACCGAAATAAAACCGTCGATTTATTGAGTCAACTTGATGTTAGTAGAACAACTGGAGCACTGAAAATTTATAGAAATATTGGTGCTATTGAGAATAAAGGGATAGAGGCAACGCTGCGGACTCAGAATATTAGAACGGACAAATTTAACTGGAATACCACCCTTATCGCTTCGAGAAATGAAAATAAAATTCTGGAACTATATAATGAAATTCCTAAAAATAACGGAAATACAAGATGGGAAGAAGGAGCCGATATTAATACATTCTACCTGATTCGATGGGCAGGTGTTGATCCCAGGGATGGCTATCCACTGTGGTATGATACGCATGGAAATGTTACCCGACAATACAGTGCTGATAATAGAGTCAAGTATAAAAGTTCAACCCCTGATCTCTATGGAAGTCTTAGAAATACGTTCAATTATAAAGCCTTCAGTTTATCTGTTCTAGCCTCTTATACTATCGGAGGATATGCTTTCAGCCCATTTGGAAGGGATGTGAATTCCGATGGACTAAACATTATGGATGAGAACCAGTCCATTGATCAATTGGACAGATGGCAGCAGGCAGGAGATGTGGTATCGGTTCCGAAATTACAATGGGGCGTAAGTACACGGTCCGTGATGAATTCAACGAGATATTTATTTAATAAAACCCATATTAGAATTCAAAATGTGTCCCTTAATTATATACTGCCAACCAATATAACCGATCAAATGGGAGCTCAGCAATTTGCACTTTCGTTAATCGGAGATAATTTGGGAGTGTGGACTCCTTATGACAATAAAAATTCAAATTCTTATCGAAATAACATGAGTGGTTATCCTTTGGAAACCATGATTTCTTTAGGAGCAAATATTCAATTCTAA